In Macaca fascicularis isolate 582-1 chromosome 15, T2T-MFA8v1.1, one genomic interval encodes:
- the LOC107130548 gene encoding beta-defensin 109 yields MRLHLLLLILLLFSILLSPVRGGLGAAEGHCLNLSGVCRRDVCKVVEDQIGACRRRMKCCRAWWILMPIPTPLIMSDYQEPLKPKLK; encoded by the exons ATGAGACTCCATTTGCTTCTTcttattctccttcttttttcaattcttttatccCCAG TAAGAGGTGGTTTGGGTGCTGCTGAAGGTCATTGTCTCAATTTGTCTGGTGTTTGCAGAAGAGATGTCTGCAAAGTAGTAGAAGATCAAATTGGTGCCTGCCGAAGAAGGATGAAGTGCTGTAGAGCATGGTGGATTCTAATGCCAATTCCAACACCACTTATCATGTCAGATTATCAAGAACCCCTTAAACCTAAGTTGAAATGA